A single region of the Manihot esculenta cultivar AM560-2 chromosome 12, M.esculenta_v8, whole genome shotgun sequence genome encodes:
- the LOC110627902 gene encoding transcription factor SPATULA isoform X1, which yields MGDMYNACSSPPTGGGDRRSSDDISVFLHQILLHSTSASSTGSSFMTNTGPQLQSFAAPLSIPRESHPHRLCESTLVKDGISGLDSGEGVNVGFFQGNVKGNGANASSLSIGGASENEADDYDCESEEALEALAEEAQAKPAPPRGSSKRSRAAEVHNLSEKRRRSRINEKMKALQNLIPNSNKTDKASMLDEAIEYLKQLQLQVQMLSMRNGISLHPMCLPGMLQPVQLSQYSRGFGEENVSQHMNIAGSLPLNQENPEQIIFDLPNQCAISNQLSVPNIINSETSFGMESSIRAHFGPFPLLRSSEEICREDILPHQQLNADHLERIPSEEFEMEARAAASLPFVTQSSSLKNSSSLSASMMGRDQNESLILKNMEYTPIISPYLQRIQTERSASSDEIKKERQDIRTK from the exons ATGGGAGACATGTACAATGCGTGTTCGTCTCCTCCGACGGGAGGTGGTGATCGCCGTTCATCGGACGATATATCGGTTTTCCTCCATCAGATTCTTCTCCATTCTACTTCTGCTTCTTCGACTGGTTCGTCATTTATGACCAACACTGGCCCACAGTTGCAGTCATTTGCGGCTCCTCTTTCTATTCCGCGAGAGAGTCATCCTCATCGTTTATGCGAATCAACTCTCGTGAAAGACGGAATCTCCGGTCTGGATTCTGGTGAAGGAGTGAACGTTGGTTTTTTCCAGGGAAATGTGAAAGGAAACGGGGCGAATGCTTCGTCTTTGTCGATTGGAGGAGCTAGTGAGAACGAGGCTGATGACTACGACTGCGAAAGCGAG GAGGCTCTTGAAGCGTTGGCAGAGGAGGCGCAAGCAAAGCCTGCTCCTCCGCGTGGTTCATCCAAGAGAAGCAGAGCAGCAGAAGTTCACAATTTGTCTGAAAAG CGGAGGAGAAGCAGGATAAATGAGAAAATGAAGGCGCTGCAAAACCTAATTCCAAATTCTAACAAG ACTGATAAGGCGTCaatgcttgatgaagctattgAATATCTAAAGCAACTTCAGCTCCAAGTACAG ATGCTATCAATGAGAAATGGAATAAGTTTGCATCCAATGTGCTTGCCTGGAATGCTGCAACCAGTCCAACTTTCTCAATACAGCAGAGGATTTGGCGAGGAAAATGTGTCTCAGCATATGAATATAGCTGGCAGTCTTCCTTTGAACCAAGAAAACCCAGAACAAATTATCTTTGATCTTCCAAACCAATGTGCCATCTCAAACCAGCTATCAGTAccaaatataataaattcagAAACTTCATTTGGCATGGAATCATCAATCAGAGCTCACTTTGGGCCTTTTCCGCTCCTCAGATCTTCTGAG GAAATTTGCAGGGAAGATATTTTGCCACACCAGCAACTTAATGCAGATCATTTAGAAAGGATTCCTTCAG AAGAATTTGAAATGGAAGCCAGGGCTGCAGCATCACTTCCTTTTGTCACACAATCATCCAGTTTGAAAAACAGCAGCTCTTTAAGTGCATCTATGATGGGAAGAGACCAGAATGAAAGTTTAATCCTAAAGAATATGGAATATACTCCTATAATTTCTCCATATTTGCAAAG GATACAAACAGAAAGAAGTGCTTCAAGTGATGAAATTAAGAAGGAAAGACAGGATATTCGAACCAAATAA
- the LOC110627902 gene encoding transcription factor SPATULA isoform X2, with amino-acid sequence MGDMYNACSSPPTGGGDRRSSDDISVFLHQILLHSTSASSTGSSFMTNTGPQLQSFAAPLSIPRESHPHRLCESTLVKDGISGLDSGEGVNVGFFQGNVKGNGANASSLSIGGASENEADDYDCESEEALEALAEEAQAKPAPPRGSSKRSRAAEVHNLSEKRRRSRINEKMKALQNLIPNSNKTDKASMLDEAIEYLKQLQLQVQMLSMRNGISLHPMCLPGMLQPVQLSQYSRGFGEENVSQHMNIAGSLPLNQENPEQIIFDLPNQCAISNQLSVPNIINSETSFGMESSIRAHFGPFPLLRSSEEICREDILPHQQLNADHLERIPSEFEMEARAAASLPFVTQSSSLKNSSSLSASMMGRDQNESLILKNMEYTPIISPYLQRIQTERSASSDEIKKERQDIRTK; translated from the exons ATGGGAGACATGTACAATGCGTGTTCGTCTCCTCCGACGGGAGGTGGTGATCGCCGTTCATCGGACGATATATCGGTTTTCCTCCATCAGATTCTTCTCCATTCTACTTCTGCTTCTTCGACTGGTTCGTCATTTATGACCAACACTGGCCCACAGTTGCAGTCATTTGCGGCTCCTCTTTCTATTCCGCGAGAGAGTCATCCTCATCGTTTATGCGAATCAACTCTCGTGAAAGACGGAATCTCCGGTCTGGATTCTGGTGAAGGAGTGAACGTTGGTTTTTTCCAGGGAAATGTGAAAGGAAACGGGGCGAATGCTTCGTCTTTGTCGATTGGAGGAGCTAGTGAGAACGAGGCTGATGACTACGACTGCGAAAGCGAG GAGGCTCTTGAAGCGTTGGCAGAGGAGGCGCAAGCAAAGCCTGCTCCTCCGCGTGGTTCATCCAAGAGAAGCAGAGCAGCAGAAGTTCACAATTTGTCTGAAAAG CGGAGGAGAAGCAGGATAAATGAGAAAATGAAGGCGCTGCAAAACCTAATTCCAAATTCTAACAAG ACTGATAAGGCGTCaatgcttgatgaagctattgAATATCTAAAGCAACTTCAGCTCCAAGTACAG ATGCTATCAATGAGAAATGGAATAAGTTTGCATCCAATGTGCTTGCCTGGAATGCTGCAACCAGTCCAACTTTCTCAATACAGCAGAGGATTTGGCGAGGAAAATGTGTCTCAGCATATGAATATAGCTGGCAGTCTTCCTTTGAACCAAGAAAACCCAGAACAAATTATCTTTGATCTTCCAAACCAATGTGCCATCTCAAACCAGCTATCAGTAccaaatataataaattcagAAACTTCATTTGGCATGGAATCATCAATCAGAGCTCACTTTGGGCCTTTTCCGCTCCTCAGATCTTCTGAG GAAATTTGCAGGGAAGATATTTTGCCACACCAGCAACTTAATGCAGATCATTTAGAAAGGATTCCTTCAG AATTTGAAATGGAAGCCAGGGCTGCAGCATCACTTCCTTTTGTCACACAATCATCCAGTTTGAAAAACAGCAGCTCTTTAAGTGCATCTATGATGGGAAGAGACCAGAATGAAAGTTTAATCCTAAAGAATATGGAATATACTCCTATAATTTCTCCATATTTGCAAAG GATACAAACAGAAAGAAGTGCTTCAAGTGATGAAATTAAGAAGGAAAGACAGGATATTCGAACCAAATAA